One window of Bacteroides sp. AN502(2024) genomic DNA carries:
- a CDS encoding bifunctional dihydroorotate dehydrogenase B NAD binding subunit/NADPH-dependent glutamate synthase, whose protein sequence is MNKIISKERFSEKVFKFEIEAPLIAKSRKAGHFVIVRVGEKGERMPLTIAGADLKKGTITLVVQEVGLSSTRLCELNEGEFITDVVGPLGQATHIEKFGTVVCAGGGVGVAPMLPIVQALKAAGNRVITVLAGRNKDLIILEKEMRESSDELIIMTDDGSYGHKGLVTEGVEEVIKREKVDKCFAIGPAIMMKFVCLLTKKYEIPTDVSLNTIMVDGTGMCGACRITVGGKTKFVCVDGPEFDGHQVNFDEMLKRMGAFKNIEREEMHKLEPECEATKEIDEKSRNAVWRQELRKSMKPKERTAIPRVEMNELDAEYRSHSRKEEVNQGLTAEQAVTEAKRCLDCANPGCIEGCPVGIDIPRFIKNIERGEFLEAAKTLKETSALPAVCGRVCPQEKQCESKCIHLKMNEKPVAIGYLERFAADYERESGQISIPVIAEQNNIKIAVIGSGPAGLAFAGDMAKYGYDVTVFEALHEIGGVLKYGIPEFRLPNKIVDVEIDNLGKMGVHFVKDCIVGKTISVEDLKAEGFKGIFVASGAGLPNFMNIPGENSINIMSSNEYLTRVNLMDAASEDSDTPVAFGKNVAVIGGGNTAMDSVRTAKRLGAERAIIIYRRSEEEMPARIEEVKHAKEEGVEFLTLHNPIEYIADEQGCVKQVILQKMELGEPDASGRRSPVPIPGATETIDIDLVIVSVGVSPNPIVPSSIKGLELGRKGTIAVNDNMESSIPMIYAGGDIVRGGATVILAMGDGRKAAAAMNEQLKTNGSN, encoded by the coding sequence ATGAACAAAATCATTAGCAAGGAACGCTTTTCTGAAAAAGTATTCAAATTTGAAATTGAAGCTCCTTTAATTGCTAAATCTCGTAAGGCCGGACACTTCGTCATCGTACGTGTAGGCGAAAAGGGAGAACGTATGCCATTGACTATCGCGGGTGCTGATCTGAAAAAGGGCACCATTACTCTGGTAGTGCAGGAAGTCGGGCTTTCTTCTACCCGTCTTTGTGAACTGAATGAAGGCGAATTTATTACTGACGTAGTAGGTCCGCTCGGACAAGCTACCCATATAGAAAAATTCGGAACAGTAGTCTGCGCCGGTGGTGGTGTAGGTGTGGCTCCGATGCTTCCTATCGTACAGGCTTTGAAGGCTGCCGGTAACCGTGTTATCACTGTATTAGCCGGACGCAATAAAGATCTTATTATCTTGGAAAAAGAAATGCGTGAAAGCTCTGATGAATTAATTATCATGACGGATGACGGTTCTTACGGTCACAAAGGCTTGGTGACAGAAGGTGTAGAAGAAGTTATCAAACGCGAGAAGGTAGACAAATGTTTTGCTATCGGCCCTGCTATCATGATGAAATTCGTTTGCCTGCTGACTAAAAAATATGAAATTCCCACAGATGTTTCTCTAAATACGATCATGGTGGACGGAACTGGTATGTGCGGTGCTTGCCGTATCACTGTGGGAGGAAAGACTAAATTCGTTTGTGTAGATGGACCGGAATTCGACGGTCATCAGGTGAATTTCGACGAAATGCTGAAACGTATGGGTGCGTTCAAGAATATCGAACGCGAAGAGATGCATAAGCTGGAACCGGAATGTGAAGCAACCAAAGAAATCGATGAAAAAAGTCGTAATGCTGTTTGGAGACAGGAGTTACGCAAATCCATGAAGCCGAAAGAACGTACGGCTATTCCTCGTGTAGAGATGAATGAACTCGATGCTGAATACCGTTCACACAGTCGTAAAGAGGAAGTTAATCAAGGACTAACAGCAGAACAGGCTGTTACAGAAGCAAAACGCTGTCTTGATTGTGCTAATCCGGGATGCATAGAAGGTTGCCCCGTAGGCATTGACATTCCTCGCTTCATTAAAAATATCGAACGCGGTGAGTTCCTCGAAGCGGCTAAAACGTTGAAAGAAACAAGTGCACTTCCGGCTGTTTGCGGACGTGTGTGCCCACAAGAAAAACAGTGCGAATCCAAATGTATTCATCTGAAAATGAATGAAAAGCCGGTGGCTATCGGTTATTTGGAACGTTTTGCTGCTGATTACGAACGCGAAAGCGGGCAAATCTCCATACCTGTCATTGCAGAGCAAAACAATATCAAAATTGCTGTTATCGGTTCAGGACCTGCAGGATTAGCATTTGCTGGAGACATGGCTAAATATGGATATGACGTAACTGTATTTGAGGCGTTGCACGAAATTGGCGGTGTATTGAAATACGGTATCCCCGAATTCCGTTTGCCAAACAAGATTGTAGACGTAGAGATAGACAATCTCGGTAAGATGGGCGTTCACTTCGTCAAAGACTGCATCGTAGGAAAGACGATCAGTGTAGAAGATTTGAAAGCGGAAGGTTTCAAAGGAATATTCGTGGCTTCCGGTGCCGGACTACCCAACTTCATGAATATCCCAGGAGAGAATTCTATCAATATCATGTCTTCAAATGAATACCTCACCCGTGTCAATTTAATGGATGCTGCCAGCGAAGACTCTGATACTCCAGTAGCATTCGGTAAGAATGTGGCAGTAATCGGTGGTGGCAACACAGCTATGGACTCTGTCCGTACAGCAAAACGTCTTGGCGCTGAACGTGCTATCATCATCTATCGTCGTTCGGAAGAAGAAATGCCGGCACGTATCGAAGAAGTAAAACATGCCAAAGAAGAAGGAGTTGAATTCCTCACTCTGCATAATCCTATCGAATATATTGCTGATGAACAAGGTTGCGTCAAACAGGTTATTCTGCAAAAGATGGAATTAGGTGAACCGGATGCTTCCGGACGTCGTAGTCCTGTGCCCATCCCGGGAGCTACGGAAACAATCGATATAGACCTGGTCATTGTCAGTGTTGGGGTATCTCCTAACCCGATTGTTCCAAGCTCTATCAAAGGACTGGAATTAGGAAGAAAAGGAACCATCGCAGTAAATGACAACATGGAATCTTCTATCCCGATGATTTACGCAGGTGGCGACATCGTTCGCGGTGGAGCTACTGTCATTCTGGCGATGGGTGATGGCCGTAAAGCTGCTGCTGCTATGAACGAACAACTGAAAACAAACGGCAGTAACTAA
- a CDS encoding transposase, giving the protein MEKYPITARSLERYYHIDGDQFERQYKEYLSDYRMWDQLSHAANWLLFSENLGPYLSIDETSLSNGELYTIIINREAHGGKGAIVAIVKGTKADDVIAVLEQIPEEALRMVREVTLDLSESMRKIVRRCFTSAIRVIDRFHIQKLACDAVQEIRIGHRWEAIQEETDVRQEAKGLKKKYTPFTFENGDTRKELLARSRYLLFKSAEKWTEAQKLRATVLFREYPDIKRAYSLSHSLRMIFNKRSIKAGARTNLAKWYQEVEQSGFDSFNTIAATLYDRSEQILNFYINRASNAAAESFNAKVKQFRAQLRGVIDIPFFLYRLTKIYA; this is encoded by the coding sequence TTGGAGAAATACCCGATTACGGCCCGCTCTCTTGAACGTTATTATCATATTGACGGTGATCAGTTTGAGCGGCAATATAAAGAGTATCTAAGTGACTACCGCATGTGGGATCAACTGTCCCATGCCGCAAACTGGCTGCTGTTTTCCGAGAACCTGGGACCGTACTTGAGTATTGATGAAACTTCCCTTTCTAATGGTGAGTTATATACTATAATCATCAACAGAGAGGCACACGGTGGTAAAGGTGCTATCGTGGCTATTGTCAAGGGTACCAAGGCTGACGATGTCATAGCTGTGCTAGAACAAATCCCTGAAGAAGCACTTCGGATGGTGCGGGAGGTCACTCTTGATTTGTCAGAAAGTATGCGCAAGATCGTTCGCAGATGTTTCACCTCGGCTATCCGTGTGATAGATCGCTTCCATATTCAAAAGCTGGCGTGTGATGCTGTACAGGAAATTAGAATCGGACACCGTTGGGAAGCTATACAAGAAGAGACTGATGTCAGGCAGGAAGCTAAAGGTCTGAAAAAGAAATATACCCCTTTTACCTTTGAGAATGGTGATACACGCAAGGAATTATTGGCAAGGAGCCGGTATCTGCTTTTCAAATCTGCTGAAAAATGGACTGAAGCACAGAAGCTCAGAGCTACAGTCTTATTCAGAGAATATCCGGATATTAAACGGGCATATTCACTTAGTCATTCTTTAAGAATGATTTTTAATAAACGATCGATAAAGGCAGGAGCAAGAACCAATTTAGCGAAGTGGTATCAAGAAGTAGAACAATCTGGATTTGACTCGTTTAACACAATAGCTGCTACATTATATGACAGAAGTGAGCAGATACTAAACTTCTATATTAATAGGGCATCAAATGCTGCTGCAGAATCATTTAATGCGAAAGTTAAACAGTTCAGAGCACAACTTAGAGGGGTTATAGACATACCCTTTTTCTTGTATAGACTAACTAAAATTTATGCATAA
- a CDS encoding IS66 family transposase — protein sequence MLTEEQEKALLEELEQLRQDKAALISRVSSLEQSLYWLRKKVFGRMSEKNLPLDPNQLFLFSKAEMSSMEISRMEEEVRKSDEEITRTIKVKEKPARKPLDTSSLAVEVVDLYPEGTTDEEGRLKDDFIEIGKEESSRLERVPAKLYILKTVRHKVISKSDMEKYPEERQILIHPLPLVPVSKCMAGASVLTDIIIGKFMYHLPFYRLIQQYRESGISISESTMCGWYEMAVEKLRLLYNLLKQKILSSEYIQVDESVIPVLDNEKHKAKKGYEWCVRDGITGDVMFHYDRGSRSGTVARELLGCYHGIVQCDGYAAYEQFEQVKGITMVGCWAHVRRKYVDALEENRPLATQAIHYIGKLYKIESEANDAGLTAEERKEKRISEAYPLILEFEKWLQDTYLRVLPKSRMGKAIEYTYTLLPRLSRYVNDGRIEIDDNRIENAIRPLALGRKNYLFCGNDASAYRAAIVYSLISTCKSAEVDPRIWMEDVLSKIPYYERDEKNMEELLPRNWVKSNQTCSE from the coding sequence ATGCTTACAGAGGAACAGGAAAAAGCCTTATTGGAAGAATTAGAGCAGCTCCGTCAGGATAAAGCGGCGCTTATCAGCAGGGTTTCCTCACTGGAACAGTCGCTGTACTGGCTTCGGAAAAAAGTCTTTGGCCGGATGAGCGAGAAGAATCTTCCGCTTGATCCCAACCAACTGTTCCTGTTCTCAAAAGCTGAAATGTCCTCCATGGAAATATCCCGGATGGAGGAGGAAGTCCGCAAAAGCGATGAAGAAATCACCAGAACCATAAAAGTCAAGGAGAAGCCGGCCCGCAAGCCCTTGGATACATCTTCTCTTGCGGTAGAGGTTGTTGATCTTTACCCCGAAGGGACAACAGACGAGGAAGGCAGGCTTAAGGATGATTTCATTGAAATCGGAAAGGAAGAGAGTTCACGCCTGGAACGTGTTCCGGCAAAATTGTATATCCTGAAGACTGTCCGTCACAAAGTGATAAGTAAGTCCGATATGGAGAAATACCCCGAGGAAAGACAGATCCTGATTCACCCTCTACCTCTTGTTCCGGTCAGTAAATGTATGGCAGGCGCCTCGGTCCTGACAGACATTATCATCGGCAAGTTCATGTATCATCTCCCGTTCTATCGTCTGATACAGCAGTATCGCGAATCAGGAATCAGCATAAGCGAATCTACCATGTGCGGATGGTATGAAATGGCGGTGGAGAAACTCAGGTTGCTGTACAACCTGCTCAAACAGAAGATACTCTCCAGTGAGTATATACAAGTGGACGAGAGTGTCATTCCTGTGCTGGACAATGAGAAACATAAGGCGAAAAAGGGGTATGAGTGGTGCGTACGCGACGGCATCACGGGGGACGTCATGTTCCATTATGACCGTGGCAGCCGTTCGGGGACTGTAGCCCGTGAACTGCTGGGATGTTACCATGGCATTGTGCAATGTGACGGCTATGCAGCTTACGAACAGTTTGAGCAGGTGAAAGGAATCACTATGGTCGGCTGTTGGGCACATGTCAGAAGGAAGTACGTGGATGCCCTGGAAGAGAACAGGCCCCTGGCCACACAGGCAATACACTACATCGGCAAGTTGTACAAGATAGAATCTGAAGCCAATGATGCAGGGCTCACAGCTGAAGAGCGTAAGGAAAAACGTATCAGTGAGGCCTATCCGCTGATACTTGAATTTGAAAAGTGGCTGCAGGACACCTATCTTAGAGTGCTTCCTAAAAGCCGTATGGGTAAAGCCATCGAATATACGTACACGCTCCTTCCAAGACTTTCCAGATACGTAAACGACGGAAGAATCGAAATTGATGACAACCGTATAGAAAATGCCATAAGACCTTTGGCTTTGGGAAGAAAGAACTATCTGTTCTGCGGAAACGATGCATCAGCATACAGGGCTGCCATCGTATACTCACTGATTTCAACCTGCAAATCAGCAGAAGTAGACCCCAGAATCTGGATGGAAGATGTCCTGAGCAAAATTCCATATTATGAAAGGGATGAGAAGAATATGGAAGAACTTCTACCACGTAATTGGGTAAAATCCAATCAAACTTGTTCCGAATAG
- a CDS encoding DUF4270 domain-containing protein — protein sequence MKAKYALIALLTITFWGCDDNTAGLGLEMFPGSDQNINGKLSTFDVTTESVYAGKIYAMTNVGYVGKFTDATFGTYQAGFLAQLNCPQGVTFPEAFEGTTAGGTGKMMTDFGNLADGVSGNYTIIKDDNGKPIGNCQINIYLWYDSYFGDSLTACRLSMYVLDKKKGNKYWSEDPDAYYTNIDPTEYYDNTTSLLGSKSYTAVDLSISDSIRNLSTYTPYIRITLDQARTQALGLKLLKEGRTEDLYKKFQSIFPGVYVKSDYGDGTILYASSIQMDVAFLEHARDSITGGLLHTSAGKDSVIYAGRSFTSTREVIQANQLENDTEKIQECINDPRWTYMKSPAGIFTQLTIPVSQIAKELQGDTLNAVKLGIPIYNETSDKKFGMSTPKNILLIRKKYKDSFFKDNQLSDGITSSLFNPTTSFTQYTFNNITQMINDCLADGEREEAEKKLKNGGTITLQVTNSKGETESKEVHDMEEWEKYSDWNKFILIPVLVTTDSSSSNSYYGSSSNVISIQHDLKPGYARLKGGTNATNTSLPKEEQDKYKLKLEVVSTNFGTKSK from the coding sequence ATGAAAGCAAAATACGCCTTAATAGCTTTACTGACAATCACCTTTTGGGGGTGTGATGACAACACTGCCGGACTGGGATTGGAAATGTTTCCGGGAAGCGACCAGAATATCAATGGAAAGCTATCTACATTTGATGTAACCACCGAATCCGTTTATGCCGGTAAGATTTATGCAATGACTAATGTGGGATATGTAGGCAAATTCACAGATGCAACATTCGGAACTTATCAAGCAGGCTTCTTGGCGCAACTGAACTGTCCCCAAGGGGTGACTTTCCCCGAAGCTTTTGAGGGAACTACTGCAGGTGGTACCGGAAAGATGATGACAGATTTTGGTAACTTGGCAGACGGTGTATCCGGCAATTACACCATTATTAAAGATGATAATGGAAAGCCTATTGGTAACTGCCAAATCAATATTTATCTTTGGTATGACAGTTATTTTGGAGACTCACTGACAGCTTGTCGTCTAAGCATGTATGTATTGGATAAGAAAAAGGGAAATAAGTATTGGAGCGAAGACCCGGATGCTTATTATACCAATATTGATCCTACGGAATATTATGATAATACAACAAGTTTATTAGGCAGTAAGTCCTATACAGCAGTTGATCTATCCATTAGTGATTCCATACGTAATCTTTCAACATATACTCCTTATATCAGAATTACATTGGATCAGGCTAGAACACAGGCTTTGGGACTGAAACTTCTAAAAGAAGGACGCACTGAGGATCTATATAAGAAATTTCAAAGTATATTTCCCGGAGTGTATGTAAAAAGCGACTATGGAGACGGTACTATCCTCTACGCCAGTTCCATACAAATGGACGTAGCATTCTTGGAGCATGCCAGAGATAGCATAACAGGTGGTCTACTGCACACATCGGCCGGAAAAGACTCTGTGATATACGCCGGACGATCATTCACATCTACCCGCGAAGTTATCCAAGCCAACCAATTGGAGAATGATACAGAAAAAATTCAGGAATGTATAAATGATCCTAGATGGACTTACATGAAAAGCCCGGCTGGAATCTTCACCCAGTTAACTATTCCTGTTAGCCAAATAGCAAAAGAACTCCAAGGAGACACCTTAAATGCAGTAAAACTAGGAATTCCTATCTATAACGAGACCAGTGATAAAAAGTTTGGCATGTCTACTCCTAAGAATATTCTACTAATACGTAAAAAGTATAAAGATAGCTTCTTCAAAGACAATCAACTTAGTGATGGCATAACTTCATCTCTATTTAATCCTACTACTAGCTTTACTCAATATACATTCAACAATATTACTCAAATGATTAATGATTGTTTAGCAGATGGAGAACGAGAAGAAGCAGAAAAGAAGCTCAAAAATGGTGGAACGATCACTCTCCAAGTGACTAATTCCAAAGGTGAAACAGAATCCAAAGAGGTTCATGATATGGAAGAATGGGAAAAATACAGTGATTGGAATAAATTTATACTTATTCCAGTACTTGTAACCACAGATTCTTCTTCAAGTAATAGCTATTATGGTTCTTCGAGCAATGTTATTAGCATACAACATGACCTGAAACCCGGCTATGCACGCTTAAAAGGAGGTACAAATGCCACAAATACTTCTTTACCGAAAGAAGAACAAGATAAATACAAATTGAAACTTGAAGTTGTTTCTACCAACTTTGGAACAAAATCAAAATAA
- a CDS encoding glycogen/starch synthase, with the protein MTKANKVLFITQEITPYVSESEMANIGRNLPQAIQEKGREIRTFMPKWGNINERRNQLHEVIRLSGMNLIIDDTDHPLIIKVASIQSARMQVYFIDNDDYFQNRIQTTDENGVEYDDNDSRAIFYARGVLETVKKLRWCPDIIHCHGWMTALAPLYIKKAYKDEPSFRDAKVVFSVYKDDFKNTLSNDFATKLMLKGITKKDLANLKEPVDYAALCKLAVDYSDGVIQNSEKVDESIIEYARQSGKLVLDYQNPENYADACNEFYDQVWEATANEKEE; encoded by the coding sequence ATGACAAAGGCAAATAAAGTTTTATTTATTACTCAAGAGATTACACCTTACGTTTCAGAATCCGAAATGGCCAATATAGGTAGAAACCTTCCACAGGCGATACAAGAAAAAGGCCGTGAAATCAGAACCTTTATGCCTAAATGGGGAAATATCAATGAGCGCAGAAACCAACTGCACGAAGTGATCCGCCTCTCTGGTATGAACCTGATCATCGACGATACTGACCACCCTTTAATTATAAAAGTTGCTTCTATCCAATCCGCACGTATGCAGGTATATTTCATAGATAATGATGATTATTTCCAAAACCGAATACAGACAACGGATGAAAATGGCGTAGAATATGATGATAATGATAGCCGTGCCATTTTCTATGCACGCGGTGTATTGGAAACGGTGAAAAAGCTTCGCTGGTGTCCCGATATCATTCACTGTCATGGCTGGATGACAGCTTTAGCTCCTCTTTATATTAAGAAAGCCTACAAAGACGAACCTTCTTTCCGCGACGCTAAAGTGGTATTCTCTGTTTATAAAGATGATTTCAAAAATACACTTAGCAACGATTTCGCAACAAAACTGATGCTGAAAGGTATTACTAAGAAAGATTTAGCCAATTTGAAAGAACCGGTAGACTACGCCGCTCTTTGCAAACTCGCTGTAGACTATTCGGACGGAGTCATACAAAACAGTGAAAAGGTAGACGAGTCTATTATTGAATATGCCCGCCAATCCGGCAAATTGGTACTTGACTACCAGAACCCGGAAAACTATGCAGATGCCTGTAACGAGTTCTACGATCAAGTATGGGAAGCCACTGCAAACGAAAAAGAAGAATAA
- the panC gene encoding pantoate--beta-alanine ligase has translation MKVVDTIKDLQAELTALRAQGKKVGLVPTMGALHAGHASLVKRSVSENGVTVVSVFVNPTQFNDKNDLEKYPRTLDADCRLLEECGADLAFAPSVSEMYPEPDTRQFSYAPLDTVMEGAFRPGHFNGVCQIVSKLFDAVQPDRAYFGEKDFQQLAIIRAMVRQLKYNLEIVGCSIVREEDGLALSSRNKRLSAEERENALNISRTLFKSRNFAATHTVSETQKMVEDAIAAAPGLRMEYFEIVDGNTLQKISNWEDTSYAVGCITVFCGEVRLIDNIKYKE, from the coding sequence ATGAAAGTAGTGGACACTATCAAGGACTTACAAGCAGAATTGACTGCTCTAAGAGCCCAAGGTAAAAAGGTGGGACTGGTTCCTACGATGGGTGCTTTACATGCGGGACATGCATCTCTGGTAAAGCGCAGCGTAAGTGAGAATGGTGTAACTGTTGTGAGTGTTTTTGTGAATCCCACACAGTTTAACGATAAAAACGACTTAGAGAAATATCCGCGTACATTGGATGCAGATTGCCGTTTGTTGGAAGAATGTGGGGCGGATTTAGCTTTTGCTCCTTCAGTTAGCGAAATGTATCCGGAACCGGATACTCGTCAATTTAGCTATGCACCATTGGATACGGTGATGGAAGGAGCTTTCCGCCCGGGACATTTTAACGGTGTTTGCCAGATTGTCAGCAAATTGTTTGATGCTGTACAACCGGATCGGGCATATTTCGGAGAGAAAGATTTTCAGCAGTTAGCGATTATTCGTGCGATGGTTCGACAGTTGAAATATAACCTTGAAATTGTGGGTTGTTCAATTGTACGTGAAGAAGACGGGCTGGCATTGAGTAGTCGGAACAAACGTTTATCTGCAGAAGAACGTGAAAATGCTTTAAATATTTCTCGCACCTTATTTAAAAGTCGTAACTTTGCAGCCACTCATACCGTGAGCGAGACGCAAAAGATGGTTGAGGATGCGATTGCAGCTGCTCCGGGTTTGCGTATGGAGTATTTTGAGATCGTAGACGGAAACACATTGCAGAAAATTAGTAATTGGGAAGATACTTCCTATGCAGTGGGATGTATCACCGTGTTCTGTGGAGAAGTCCGGCTGATTGATAACATTAAATATAAAGAATAA
- the gluP gene encoding glucose/galactose MFS transporter has translation MTKNTKSFVLPLTFIGIMFFAIGFALGINSLLVPVLQKSLGISNTASYLIIAATFIPFLIFGYPAGLTIKAIGYKRTMSLSFFIFALAFYLFILSASQESFTLFLLASFISGAANAYLQASVNPYITILGPLESAAKRISIMGICNKLAWPIPAIFIVWLLGKDVSLIGIEDLSKPFIIIICAFVALGVMAFFAPLPEVKAAGEDENEDEAEACPYAANKTSIFQFPHLLLGCLALFLYVGVETVSLGTLVDYAKELGLEGAANYAWIAPIGIVIGYICGIIFIPKYLSQATALKICSILAIVGSLLVVLTPSHVSIYFISFMALGCSLMWPALWPLAMADLGKFTKAGSSLLIMAMFGGAVIPTLYGWLKDVATPQQAYWLCLPCFLFILYYGVAGYKIRTK, from the coding sequence ATGACCAAAAACACAAAAAGTTTTGTTTTGCCTTTGACATTCATCGGCATCATGTTCTTCGCAATTGGTTTTGCATTAGGAATCAACTCATTGTTAGTTCCCGTATTACAAAAATCACTAGGAATCTCGAACACGGCATCTTACCTTATCATTGCTGCAACTTTTATCCCATTTCTGATATTCGGTTATCCTGCCGGGCTCACAATCAAAGCAATCGGTTATAAACGTACTATGTCACTGTCTTTCTTTATTTTTGCTTTGGCATTTTACCTGTTCATCCTGTCGGCATCACAGGAAAGCTTCACCTTATTCCTGTTGGCATCTTTCATCAGCGGAGCCGCCAATGCATATCTGCAAGCATCCGTCAATCCTTATATTACGATACTGGGACCACTGGAAAGTGCTGCGAAACGTATCAGTATAATGGGTATCTGCAACAAGCTGGCGTGGCCTATTCCTGCCATCTTCATCGTATGGCTACTGGGCAAAGATGTCAGCCTGATTGGCATTGAAGATTTGAGTAAGCCGTTTATCATCATCATCTGCGCTTTTGTAGCTCTGGGTGTGATGGCATTCTTCGCACCGCTGCCCGAAGTGAAAGCTGCCGGAGAAGATGAAAACGAGGACGAAGCCGAAGCCTGTCCGTATGCTGCCAATAAGACCTCCATTTTCCAGTTCCCGCACTTGCTATTGGGCTGCCTGGCCCTGTTCCTTTATGTAGGCGTTGAGACAGTTTCACTCGGTACCCTGGTCGATTATGCCAAAGAACTCGGTTTGGAAGGCGCTGCCAACTATGCATGGATTGCTCCTATCGGCATTGTTATCGGATATATCTGCGGTATCATCTTTATCCCGAAATACCTCAGTCAGGCAACAGCCTTGAAGATTTGCTCTATCTTGGCAATCGTCGGTTCACTGCTGGTAGTACTCACCCCAAGCCATGTTTCCATCTATTTCATTTCGTTTATGGCATTGGGATGCTCACTGATGTGGCCGGCTTTGTGGCCGCTCGCCATGGCAGACCTCGGCAAATTCACGAAAGCAGGCTCTTCATTGCTTATCATGGCAATGTTCGGCGGAGCCGTTATCCCTACCCTTTACGGTTGGCTGAAAGACGTAGCCACTCCCCAACAGGCATATTGGCTTTGTCTCCCCTGCTTCCTGTTCATCCTATATTACGGAGTGGCCGGATACAAAATCAGAACGAAATAA
- the tnpB gene encoding IS66 family insertion sequence element accessory protein TnpB (TnpB, as the term is used for proteins encoded by IS66 family insertion elements, is considered an accessory protein, since TnpC, encoded by a neighboring gene, is a DDE family transposase.), translating to MFSLNDSMRYLLYNRPTDMRKSFHTLSGIITDAMGQDPCNGNVYIFINRARDRIKLLHWEPGGMVLYSKLLEAGTLGKPDSANDNEVCTNIEWRELVMIVEGIMEARDSRRTRLENLQKLRK from the coding sequence ATGTTCAGCCTTAATGACAGTATGCGCTATCTGTTGTATAACCGCCCAACTGATATGCGCAAAAGCTTCCATACCCTCAGCGGTATCATCACCGACGCCATGGGTCAGGACCCCTGTAACGGCAACGTGTATATCTTCATAAACCGTGCCCGTGACCGTATAAAACTCCTGCATTGGGAGCCTGGCGGCATGGTGTTATATTCCAAACTTCTGGAAGCCGGTACCTTAGGTAAACCTGATTCTGCCAACGACAATGAGGTCTGTACAAATATAGAATGGCGGGAACTTGTCATGATAGTGGAGGGTATCATGGAAGCCCGTGACTCCCGTCGCACGAGACTTGAAAACCTGCAGAAACTTCGAAAATAG
- the panD gene encoding aspartate 1-decarboxylase, with protein sequence MMIEVLKSKIHCARVTEANLNYMGSITIDEDLLDAANMIPGEKVYVADNNNGERFETYIIKGERGSGKICLNGAAARKVQPDDIVIIMSYALMDFEEAKSFKPTVIFPDPATNKVVK encoded by the coding sequence ATGATGATTGAAGTGTTGAAGTCGAAAATTCATTGTGCACGTGTCACGGAGGCAAATCTGAACTATATGGGTAGTATCACGATTGATGAAGACCTGCTGGATGCTGCAAACATGATTCCGGGAGAGAAAGTGTATGTCGCTGATAATAACAACGGTGAACGCTTTGAAACCTACATTATCAAAGGTGAACGCGGTTCGGGTAAGATTTGTCTGAATGGTGCTGCTGCCCGCAAGGTGCAACCGGATGATATTGTGATAATCATGTCTTATGCACTGATGGATTTTGAGGAAGCCAAGTCGTTTAAGCCGACTGTCATTTTCCCTGATCCTGCAACGAACAAGGTAGTAAAGTAG
- a CDS encoding lipocalin family protein, producing METKIRGLPNAYVHIDAWEKINGEQTEDGAYSGPYDQGTIVFTAEGRISITEEGEPTETASYTFTGDKLIIKYDDETTEVKVLTLSDDKLILEYSESSEGYESYTKIEFRRM from the coding sequence GTGGAGACGAAAATACGTGGTTTACCGAATGCTTACGTACATATTGATGCATGGGAAAAAATTAATGGTGAGCAGACTGAAGATGGAGCATATAGCGGACCGTACGATCAGGGTACTATCGTTTTCACAGCTGAAGGTAGAATTTCTATAACCGAAGAAGGTGAACCAACGGAAACAGCTAGTTACACATTCACAGGTGACAAACTGATTATTAAATATGATGACGAAACAACTGAAGTTAAAGTGTTGACGTTAAGTGATGATAAACTTATATTAGAGTATTCTGAGTCTTCTGAAGGGTATGAAAGTTACACAAAGATAGAATTCAGAAGAATGTAA